From a single Sphaeramia orbicularis chromosome 4, fSphaOr1.1, whole genome shotgun sequence genomic region:
- the bloc1s2 gene encoding biogenesis of lysosome-related organelles complex 1 subunit 2, which yields MAATGDDAAAMDSISRAPTTHSAALNPAGTSSGQGECPVDATEAAACAPKRPHTNSDGGVETAEEAVEPAEPDINELCTDMFEKMAIFLQGELTGTCEDYRLLENMNKLTSLKYMEMKDISINISRNLQDLNNKYASLQPYLDQINQIEEQVSALEQAAYKLDAYSKKLEARFKKLEKR from the exons ATGGCTGCAACTGGAGACGACGCTGCTGCCATGGATAGCATCTCCAGGGCACCAACAACTCATTCAGCAGCCTTAAACCCTGCCGGAACCTCCAGTGGACAGGGAGAATGTCCGGTGGATGCAACTGAAGCTGCTGCATGTGCACCTAAAAGGCCTCACACTAACA GTGATGGCGGTGTGGAGACAGCAGAGGAGGCTGTGGAGCCTGCAGAGCCTGATATCAATGAGTTGTGTACTGATATGTTTGAAAAAATGGCCATCTTCCTGCAAGGAGAACTAACAG GTACTTGCGAGGATTATCGTCTTTTGGAGAACATGAACAAGCTAACCAGCCTGAAATATATGGAAATGAAGGACATCAGTATCAACATCAGCCGTAACCTGCAGGATCTTAATAACAAGT ATGCCAGCCTGCAGCCTTACTTGGACCAAATAAATCAGATTGAAGAACAAGTGTCTGCACTTGAACAAGCTGCTTACAAACTGGATGCATACTCCAAGAAACTCG AGGCCAGATTCAAAAAACTGGAGAAACGATGA